One Aulosira sp. FACHB-615 genomic window carries:
- a CDS encoding YdcF family protein, which translates to MVLTLPILFWFGYKEVQKQTQPPQAVLVLGGSTKKLEREKFTAEFVRKHPKLPIWITGGSPPRTTRSVFVKAGVDPKRLHLDYEAVDTVTNFTSLVDDLKAKGIKRVYLITSDFHMRRASVIGEIILGSRGIDFQPVSVPSKSPPEPIEKSIRDGARALMWVATGYTGANDPSKGGKSRIESRR; encoded by the coding sequence ATGGTTCTTACCTTACCGATATTATTTTGGTTCGGTTACAAAGAAGTTCAAAAACAAACCCAGCCACCTCAAGCAGTATTGGTATTGGGTGGTTCAACCAAAAAATTAGAAAGAGAGAAATTTACTGCGGAGTTTGTACGTAAGCATCCGAAGTTACCCATCTGGATTACGGGTGGAAGTCCCCCTAGAACAACTCGCAGTGTATTTGTCAAGGCTGGTGTTGATCCCAAGAGATTACACTTGGATTATGAAGCGGTAGATACAGTTACTAATTTTACCAGCTTAGTAGATGATTTGAAAGCCAAGGGGATAAAAAGAGTTTATTTGATTACTTCTGATTTCCACATGCGTCGTGCTTCGGTTATTGGTGAGATCATCTTAGGTAGCCGAGGAATTGACTTTCAGCCAGTTTCTGTTCCTTCAAAATCGCCACCGGAACCGATAGAAAAATCTATCCGTGATGGAGCTAGAGCGTTAATGTGGGTAGCAACTGGTTATACTGGTGCAAATGATCCTAGCAAGGGTGGTAAATCCAGAATTGAGAGTAGAAGATAA
- a CDS encoding DUF2288 domain-containing protein, translating into MSDLRAELTEGLDEAEWDWLIPHVQRDAVILVAQGLSLLDVGEAIANDNTQSVQQWIDEQLITKPSVDQVGIWNGDRQKRFNTLIVQPFVLVQEMAA; encoded by the coding sequence ATGTCAGATTTAAGAGCAGAGTTAACAGAAGGTTTAGATGAGGCGGAATGGGATTGGTTAATTCCCCATGTGCAGCGCGATGCAGTGATTTTGGTAGCACAAGGGCTAAGTTTGTTAGATGTAGGAGAAGCGATCGCAAATGATAACACCCAATCTGTACAACAGTGGATTGATGAGCAACTAATTACCAAACCTTCCGTAGACCAAGTGGGAATATGGAATGGCGATCGTCAAAAACGCTTTAATACTCTAATAGTACAGCCCTTTGTGCTAGTACAAGAAATGGCTGCATAG
- a CDS encoding multicopper oxidase domain-containing protein, with amino-acid sequence MPNNLLLGKEQLFSRRQLLKLGICGAGVAGTAALWHTLNAQSKSIVKVPPLAIAATSQTTNPMQMLRNFDYGVVKQENGRTVREFQLTAGTSVIQLNSAVSYNVWDLNGRIPGPTLRAKQGERVRILFLNKAGHSHSLHFHGVHPAEMDGIRPVSNGSAAIYEFDAEPYGVHLYHCHIAPVTRHIAKGLYGMFIIDPPTPRPPADEMVLVMAGYDVNDDSHNEYYAFNGLPHHFMDNPIPIYQNQLIRLYVLNIIEYDPAVTFHLHANFFDVYRSGMTMTPSEKTDVITMGVAERHILEFAFRYPGKYMFHPHQDAIAENGCMGQFEVIADKSSQPPRKTS; translated from the coding sequence ATGCCCAACAACTTGCTTCTGGGTAAAGAGCAACTATTCAGCCGTCGTCAACTGCTGAAACTGGGAATATGCGGTGCTGGGGTTGCTGGTACTGCGGCACTTTGGCATACTCTGAATGCACAAAGCAAGTCGATAGTCAAAGTCCCACCGTTGGCAATAGCAGCAACAAGCCAAACTACAAATCCTATGCAAATGCTACGAAATTTCGATTATGGCGTAGTGAAGCAGGAGAACGGACGGACTGTCAGAGAATTTCAGTTAACTGCGGGGACTTCTGTCATTCAGCTTAATAGTGCTGTTTCCTATAATGTTTGGGATTTAAATGGTCGTATTCCAGGGCCGACGTTACGGGCGAAGCAAGGCGAACGTGTGCGGATACTATTTCTCAATAAGGCGGGACATTCTCACTCTCTACATTTTCATGGTGTTCATCCCGCAGAGATGGACGGTATTCGTCCAGTCAGCAATGGTAGTGCAGCAATTTATGAATTTGACGCAGAACCTTATGGGGTTCACTTATACCACTGCCATATTGCACCAGTGACTCGTCATATTGCCAAGGGTTTATATGGGATGTTTATTATTGATCCTCCCACACCGCGCCCCCCGGCTGATGAGATGGTGTTAGTCATGGCTGGATATGATGTCAATGACGACAGCCACAATGAATATTATGCTTTTAACGGATTACCACATCACTTCATGGATAATCCCATCCCAATTTATCAAAATCAATTGATTCGTTTGTATGTTCTTAACATCATTGAATATGATCCGGCGGTGACTTTTCACTTACACGCCAACTTCTTTGATGTGTACCGCAGTGGAATGACGATGACTCCCAGTGAGAAGACGGATGTGATTACGATGGGTGTTGCAGAACGACACATTTTAGAATTTGCTTTCCGCTATCCAGGTAAGTATATGTTCCATCCTCATCAAGATGCGATCGCAGAAAATGGTTGCATGGGTCAATTTGAAGTAATTGCTGATAAATCTTCGCAACCTCCTCGCAAAACTTCTTAA
- a CDS encoding helix-hairpin-helix domain-containing protein, which yields MKKFKYFCLTIATAAIVSLSACNNTPTAENPSAPATTSPSTAQVTEATTHSGHGGKAKININTAILSELDKFEAKLGVPALSNKIQASRPYASPEDLVTKKVITQEQFDQIKDQVTVQEVVLTGETKDVDYMTKLGLMKGHLLVAQELLDKNLPKQAEPHIGHPVEEIYVDVEDQLNERKVKEFKTTLVSLQDLVKSNPKNAKVKTDFTASVESVDGAIAVLPEAQRTKPGFVLQVINGLLDAANSEYGAAIADGKIAAAIEYQDSRGFVVYADDLYKSISSQVAQSSPDANKAIEASFSDLVKVWPSAVPPAKPVKTPVEVTQLIKTIEQNSQKIIDKSSTKAQR from the coding sequence ATGAAAAAATTTAAATACTTTTGTTTAACTATTGCTACTGCTGCAATTGTCAGCCTGAGTGCTTGTAACAACACCCCAACCGCAGAAAATCCCTCTGCGCCAGCAACCACTTCACCCTCAACAGCCCAAGTCACAGAAGCGACAACTCATAGCGGTCATGGCGGCAAAGCAAAAATTAATATTAATACAGCGATATTGTCAGAATTAGATAAATTTGAAGCAAAATTAGGTGTACCGGCTTTATCCAACAAAATTCAAGCTAGTCGTCCTTATGCTAGTCCCGAAGATTTAGTGACTAAAAAAGTAATTACCCAAGAACAGTTCGACCAAATTAAAGACCAAGTAACAGTTCAGGAAGTTGTGTTAACAGGTGAAACCAAAGATGTCGATTATATGACAAAGTTAGGCTTAATGAAAGGACACCTGTTAGTAGCCCAAGAATTGTTAGACAAAAACCTGCCAAAACAAGCCGAACCTCATATTGGACACCCAGTTGAGGAAATTTATGTGGATGTCGAAGATCAGTTGAATGAACGCAAAGTGAAAGAATTCAAGACAACTTTGGTGAGTTTGCAAGATTTAGTCAAATCAAATCCCAAGAATGCCAAAGTTAAAACTGATTTTACTGCTTCTGTAGAATCTGTAGATGGTGCGATCGCAGTTCTACCAGAAGCGCAACGCACAAAGCCAGGATTTGTGCTTCAGGTAATTAATGGCTTGTTGGATGCAGCTAACTCTGAATATGGGGCAGCGATCGCAGATGGTAAAATAGCCGCAGCCATTGAATATCAAGACTCTCGTGGTTTTGTGGTTTATGCCGATGACTTATATAAAAGTATTTCTAGCCAAGTAGCGCAAAGTAGCCCCGATGCAAATAAAGCCATAGAAGCTAGTTTCAGTGACTTGGTAAAAGTTTGGCCTAGCGCCGTTCCTCCCGCCAAACCAGTCAAAACCCCCGTAGAAGTGACTCAGTTAATCAAAACCATTGAGCAGAATTCTCAAAAAATCATTGATAAATCAAGTACAAAAGCACAGCGATAG
- a CDS encoding bacterioferritin, with protein sequence MQELDQTKTIELLNTIMEFELAGVVRYTHYSLMVTGPNRIPIVAFFKAQASESLLHAQQVGEILTGLDGHPTLRIAPMEETYKHSVRDILAESLSHEKKALELYKTLLDTVSNASVYLEEFARGMIGQEELHNLELKKMLRDFS encoded by the coding sequence ATGCAAGAACTCGACCAAACTAAGACTATAGAACTCCTCAACACCATAATGGAATTTGAGTTAGCAGGAGTAGTACGCTACACACATTATTCCTTGATGGTGACTGGCCCGAATCGTATTCCCATTGTGGCTTTTTTCAAAGCCCAAGCCAGTGAATCTTTACTTCATGCTCAACAAGTCGGGGAAATTCTCACAGGTTTAGATGGACATCCCACCCTGAGAATTGCCCCAATGGAAGAAACTTATAAGCATTCCGTCAGAGACATTTTGGCAGAAAGCTTATCTCATGAAAAGAAAGCATTAGAATTGTACAAAACTCTCTTAGATACTGTCAGCAATGCTAGTGTCTATTTAGAAGAATTTGCCCGTGGCATGATTGGACAAGAAGAACTGCATAATCTCGAATTGAAAAAAATGCTGCGAGATTTTAGCTAA
- a CDS encoding DUF6816 family protein has protein sequence MKAICSFCLIVLFLLGWSGNAIAGELSEHLENFPQWKKLTSVQPASDDLAYPEWMAGTWKVTSTLADLAAPLAPDIVTPGFESNRKQLNQPVSFIVRFIKTKPSIETGIKFIPQINNLPPVLVADRAFNSLNLAKAYLGKEAVLSVKVDPDSPNRQITLLRGERQLVSIVTARAIESISEYKYITAEVFQQLFKGSSRPYFNSVESTTAYHKLATTNPTIEADQVTAVYLSPQDPDYFRAVSQPVALYRYRLEFFPVEDNYHPEE, from the coding sequence ATGAAGGCAATTTGTAGTTTTTGCTTAATTGTTTTATTTCTGCTGGGCTGGAGTGGAAATGCAATAGCTGGTGAATTATCTGAACATTTAGAAAACTTTCCTCAGTGGAAAAAATTAACTTCTGTACAGCCAGCTTCTGATGATTTAGCTTATCCTGAATGGATGGCTGGTACTTGGAAAGTGACAAGTACATTAGCAGATTTAGCAGCGCCATTAGCACCAGATATTGTTACTCCTGGCTTTGAAAGTAACCGTAAACAACTGAATCAGCCTGTAAGTTTTATTGTCAGATTTATTAAAACAAAACCATCAATAGAAACTGGTATAAAATTTATTCCACAAATCAATAATTTACCACCAGTTTTAGTAGCAGATAGAGCCTTTAATAGTTTGAATTTGGCTAAGGCTTATTTAGGTAAAGAGGCAGTATTATCTGTGAAGGTTGATCCAGATTCGCCTAATCGCCAAATTACATTGTTACGTGGAGAACGGCAATTAGTCTCGATTGTCACAGCACGGGCTATAGAAAGTATTTCCGAGTATAAATACATCACAGCAGAAGTTTTTCAACAACTATTTAAAGGCAGTTCTCGCCCTTATTTTAATTCTGTAGAATCTACAACTGCTTACCATAAATTAGCGACAACTAATCCTACTATTGAGGCAGATCAAGTTACTGCTGTTTATCTTTCTCCCCAAGATCCAGATTATTTTCGGGCGGTTTCTCAACCAGTTGCGCTTTATCGCTATCGCTTAGAATTTTTTCCTGTAGAAGATAATTATCACCCAGAAGAATGA
- a CDS encoding ABC transporter ATP-binding protein codes for MATFRDILNYYRPHWKLSLFSITASSIYEIIDLIVPYAIGQILNVLSNQPLDKPLQSAIASISEVSNYPVGKTLSLVVLLGLIFIVTVVRAPTQPWLTHWFHWDIALKLRRTKSQTAIEKILTLPLEFYDVNNPGRIAGRVARGISNHTWTYPEIAGQLIPKLLRVLGIFVFILLIEWRIALLYLISFVVILGFSLKDLQRIIWHESRVDRYAEDTESRTSEIITNIKTVKAFATESQELKRQNLRLQRELTVVDYRIHKGYVKLATWQRSVIQFCVFMILGLTLAATVNGRISLGHFVMTLTLSSMAYAELEPISTLAEVFARRYSSMLRFHEFLQAPTGSDAASLLNAETETESPYTFTGKLEFSQVSFGYDANRKVLQDINLLIEPYQTVALVGRSGSGKSTLVKLLLRYFEPQDGQILIDGQDIRTLDVGKYRRRLAIVHQEVDVFNGTILDNLTYGRANATLEEVQEACKIARVDEVLQTLPQGYYTVVGERGVRLSGGQRQRLGIARALLVKPDVLIFDEATSSLDYESERSIQLAMRSIQGTCTTIVIAHRLSTVREADKIVVLEKGRIAEVGSHEELLRHEGIYQRLHSLQETGELLS; via the coding sequence ATGGCAACATTTCGAGATATTCTCAACTATTATCGTCCCCACTGGAAACTGAGCCTTTTCAGTATTACTGCATCGAGCATTTACGAAATTATTGATTTGATTGTCCCCTATGCGATTGGGCAGATTTTAAACGTTTTGTCTAACCAACCGTTAGATAAACCTTTACAAAGTGCGATCGCATCTATTTCTGAAGTTAGTAATTACCCAGTCGGTAAAACCCTATCTTTGGTAGTTTTACTCGGTTTAATTTTTATCGTAACGGTAGTGCGAGCGCCTACACAACCTTGGTTAACTCATTGGTTTCATTGGGATATCGCCTTAAAGTTGCGTCGCACTAAAAGTCAAACAGCTATAGAAAAAATTCTCACTCTCCCTTTAGAATTCTATGATGTAAATAATCCTGGACGCATTGCCGGCAGAGTAGCTAGAGGTATTTCCAACCACACTTGGACTTATCCAGAAATTGCCGGACAGTTGATTCCCAAATTATTACGTGTGTTGGGAATTTTTGTGTTTATCTTGTTAATTGAGTGGCGAATTGCGCTGTTATATCTGATTTCTTTTGTAGTTATCCTCGGTTTTAGTTTAAAAGATTTACAGCGAATAATCTGGCATGAAAGCCGTGTAGATAGATACGCTGAAGATACAGAAAGTCGCACATCAGAAATCATCACAAATATCAAAACAGTCAAAGCATTTGCTACAGAAAGCCAAGAACTTAAACGCCAAAATCTGCGTTTGCAAAGGGAACTGACAGTAGTTGATTATCGTATCCACAAAGGTTACGTGAAACTGGCTACTTGGCAGAGAAGCGTCATTCAGTTTTGTGTGTTTATGATTTTGGGGTTAACTTTAGCAGCCACAGTTAATGGTCGAATTTCTCTCGGTCATTTTGTGATGACCTTGACTCTTTCTAGCATGGCTTATGCTGAACTCGAACCAATTAGCACCTTAGCAGAAGTTTTTGCACGCCGCTATTCTTCAATGTTGCGGTTTCACGAATTTTTGCAAGCACCAACAGGATCAGATGCAGCTAGTTTATTAAATGCAGAAACCGAGACAGAATCACCCTATACATTTACAGGGAAATTAGAGTTCTCACAAGTGAGTTTTGGATATGATGCTAACCGTAAAGTATTACAAGACATCAACTTATTAATTGAACCTTACCAAACAGTCGCTTTAGTTGGGCGTTCTGGTTCTGGTAAATCAACTTTAGTGAAACTACTATTACGGTATTTTGAACCTCAAGATGGTCAAATTCTGATTGATGGGCAGGATATTCGTACCTTGGATGTGGGTAAGTATAGACGCAGATTGGCGATCGTTCACCAAGAGGTAGATGTTTTTAACGGCACAATTTTGGACAACCTCACCTACGGTAGAGCAAACGCCACCTTGGAAGAGGTGCAAGAAGCCTGTAAAATTGCCAGAGTTGATGAGGTACTCCAGACCCTACCCCAAGGCTATTACACCGTTGTTGGGGAACGTGGCGTGAGGCTATCTGGCGGACAAAGACAGCGCCTCGGAATTGCGAGGGCGTTGTTAGTTAAACCAGATGTGCTGATTTTTGACGAAGCTACCTCCAGCTTAGATTATGAATCAGAACGTTCCATTCAATTAGCAATGCGATCGATTCAAGGGACTTGTACCACAATTGTGATTGCTCACCGTTTGAGTACAGTCCGCGAAGCCGACAAAATTGTAGTGTTAGAAAAAGGCAGAATTGCGGAAGTTGGTAGCCACGAAGAACTACTGCGTCATGAAGGTATTTACCAACGCTTACACTCTTTACAAGAAACAGGCGAACTATTAAGTTAA
- a CDS encoding class I SAM-dependent DNA methyltransferase: protein MPANTTELEKRLWDAADELRANSRLKSSEYSVPVLGLIFLRYADWKFTQAEKDLKSKGSGRRKIGKGDYQAKGVMYLPENARFSKLLELPESADFGKAINQAMKAIEDENTDLNGALPKNYNRLDNELLIELLKKFSKIDFGADLEGDAFGKIYEYFLGKFAMSEGQKGGEFFTPTSIVKLIVEILEPYHGRIYDPACGSGGMFVQSAKFVERHKKNPNQEISIYGQEKVGETVNLCQMNLAVHGLSGDIKQGNTYYEVNHANIDIGQFDFVMANPPFNVDKVDKERMQGDIRFNELGLPKVDNANYIWIHLFYSALNETGRAGFVMANSASDARGSELEIRKKLIQLGVVDVMVTVGSNFFYTVTLPCTLWFLDKGKVDTIRKNKVLFIDARHIYTQIDRAHREFTPEQIEFIANIVRLYRGEAVENTNGSDALLKEKFPEGKYIDVTGLCKVATIDDIEAQGWSLNPGRYVGVAEKVVEDFDFAEKLEELNEELEVLNAEARELEDKIAENVVMLLEGISK, encoded by the coding sequence ATGCCTGCCAACACAACAGAGTTAGAAAAACGTTTATGGGATGCTGCTGATGAGCTAAGGGCAAACTCTCGGCTGAAATCTTCAGAGTATTCTGTACCCGTACTGGGGTTAATCTTTCTCCGTTATGCAGACTGGAAGTTTACCCAAGCTGAGAAGGACTTAAAAAGCAAGGGAAGCGGTAGAAGAAAAATTGGTAAAGGTGATTATCAGGCTAAGGGTGTGATGTACTTGCCTGAGAACGCACGTTTTTCTAAATTACTAGAGTTACCAGAGAGTGCAGATTTTGGTAAAGCTATTAACCAAGCCATGAAGGCGATAGAAGATGAAAATACAGATTTAAATGGTGCTTTACCTAAAAACTATAATCGTCTCGATAATGAGTTACTGATAGAACTACTCAAAAAATTTAGCAAGATTGATTTTGGTGCTGACTTAGAAGGGGATGCTTTCGGGAAGATTTACGAATACTTCCTTGGTAAGTTTGCCATGAGTGAAGGGCAAAAAGGCGGAGAATTCTTTACACCTACTTCTATAGTTAAATTAATAGTTGAAATCTTAGAACCATATCACGGACGTATCTATGACCCAGCCTGTGGTTCTGGTGGTATGTTTGTACAAAGTGCAAAGTTTGTAGAAAGACATAAAAAGAACCCTAACCAAGAAATTAGTATTTATGGTCAAGAGAAAGTAGGGGAGACTGTTAACTTATGTCAGATGAACCTAGCAGTACATGGACTTTCAGGAGACATTAAACAGGGCAATACTTATTATGAAGTTAACCACGCCAATATAGATATAGGTCAATTTGATTTTGTAATGGCTAATCCACCATTTAATGTTGATAAGGTGGATAAAGAGCGAATGCAAGGCGATATTCGCTTTAACGAGTTAGGATTACCCAAGGTAGATAATGCTAACTATATTTGGATTCATTTGTTTTACAGTGCCTTAAATGAGACTGGTAGAGCAGGGTTTGTTATGGCTAACTCTGCCAGTGATGCTAGAGGTTCTGAGTTAGAAATTCGTAAGAAGTTAATACAGTTAGGTGTAGTAGATGTCATGGTTACTGTAGGTTCTAACTTCTTCTACACCGTAACTTTACCTTGTACTTTATGGTTTTTAGATAAGGGTAAAGTAGATACAATTCGTAAAAATAAAGTTTTATTTATTGATGCTAGACATATTTACACACAAATAGACAGAGCGCATCGAGAATTTACACCAGAACAGATTGAATTTATCGCTAATATTGTCAGGCTATACAGAGGTGAAGCGGTAGAAAATACTAATGGTAGTGATGCACTACTGAAAGAGAAATTCCCAGAAGGTAAATATATTGATGTCACTGGGTTATGTAAGGTAGCAACTATTGATGATATTGAGGCACAGGGTTGGAGTTTAAACCCTGGTCGTTATGTAGGAGTAGCTGAAAAAGTAGTAGAGGATTTTGATTTTGCTGAGAAATTGGAAGAGTTGAATGAGGAATTGGAAGTTTTGAATGCTGAGGCTAGAGAGTTAGAAGATAAAATTGCTGAGAATGTGGTGATGTTACTGGAGGGTATATCAAAATGA
- a CDS encoding restriction endonuclease subunit S, whose protein sequence is MNQNITLKDVCELVVDCEHKTAPTQSTGYPSIRTPNIGRGRLILDNVNRVSEDTYKAWTKRAIPQSGDLILAREAPIGNVAIIPQNLKVCLGQRTVLIRADNNKIDSHYLCYLLLGDEIQGKILGLSNGATVHHLNMRDIRNLELPKLPPLPTQIKIASILSAYDDLIENNTKRIKILEEMAQFLYHEWFVKFRFPGHEQVKMVESELGLIPEGWNVKKLEQLGLLARGKSKHRPRNDPSLFGGNYPFIQTGEVKEAFLYITNYTQTYNDNGLAQSKLWEGDTLLITIAANIAETAILNFRACFPDSIVGFVPDTNLVSAEFIKYSIDTIKIRMQNVSKGTTQDNLSLEKIKIFNFLLPEQKIMQLFINMTTPLFLQIKNLLLKNQNLRKTRDLLLPKLISGEIDLEKLNIDRLDIAA, encoded by the coding sequence ATGAACCAGAACATAACACTGAAAGATGTCTGTGAATTGGTTGTTGACTGTGAGCATAAAACTGCACCAACACAATCAACTGGCTACCCTTCAATAAGGACACCTAATATTGGAAGAGGGAGACTAATACTTGATAATGTAAATCGTGTTTCAGAGGACACTTACAAAGCTTGGACTAAGAGAGCTATTCCTCAATCTGGTGATTTAATTCTAGCTCGTGAAGCTCCTATTGGAAATGTTGCTATCATTCCTCAAAACTTAAAAGTTTGTTTAGGACAGAGAACTGTATTAATTAGGGCTGATAATAATAAAATTGACTCTCATTATCTTTGTTATCTACTACTAGGTGATGAAATCCAAGGGAAAATACTTGGTTTATCAAATGGTGCAACTGTACACCATTTGAATATGCGGGATATTCGTAATTTAGAATTACCTAAACTACCTCCACTCCCCACCCAAATAAAAATAGCATCCATTCTCTCAGCCTATGATGACCTAATTGAAAACAATACAAAACGCATCAAGATATTAGAAGAAATGGCGCAATTTCTCTACCATGAGTGGTTTGTAAAATTCCGCTTCCCTGGTCATGAACAGGTAAAAATGGTTGAGTCAGAGTTAGGTTTAATTCCTGAAGGCTGGAATGTTAAAAAACTTGAACAGCTTGGATTACTGGCAAGAGGAAAATCAAAACATCGTCCAAGAAATGACCCTTCTTTGTTTGGGGGCAATTATCCCTTTATTCAAACCGGGGAAGTTAAAGAAGCATTTTTATATATTACGAATTATACTCAAACCTATAATGATAATGGTTTAGCTCAAAGTAAACTTTGGGAAGGAGATACACTATTAATTACAATAGCTGCCAACATTGCAGAAACAGCAATACTAAATTTTCGGGCTTGTTTTCCAGATAGTATAGTTGGATTCGTACCAGATACTAATTTAGTAAGTGCAGAATTTATTAAATACTCTATTGATACTATCAAAATCAGGATGCAGAATGTTTCTAAAGGTACTACTCAAGATAACTTAAGTTTAGAAAAAATAAAAATATTTAATTTTTTACTACCTGAGCAAAAGATTATGCAGTTATTTATCAATATGACTACTCCTCTGTTTTTACAGATAAAAAACTTACTTTTGAAAAATCAAAATCTCCGCAAAACCCGTGACCTACTTCTTCCCAAACTTATTTCAGGAGAGATAGATTTAGAAAAACTGAACATTGACAGGCTAGATATTGCTGCTTGA